CCCCCGCATCCGGGCCGCTCTCCAGCAGCCCTTCACACCGGGAGGGGCTCGCAGACATGCAGCCCAAGCCGCCGCCACGGTAAGAAGTAATGGGGCGCGATAATCAGCTCCCAGGTAAGAAGGCTTTATGGCGCGACTCGCCCCGAAGCCGTGCCGCTCTCGATGAGCATGCGTTCGTAGCTGCTGTAGCGGCTTTCGGCGATCCCTCCGGCGGCCACGGCCGCCTTTACACCGCAGTCCGGCTCGCGCAGGTGGGTGCAATCGGAAAAGCGGCAGGTGGTCGCCGGCCGGCGCATCTCGCGGAAGCCCTCGACCAGCTCGGCCGGAGCGACCCGGCCGAGCCCGAATTCGTTGACGCCCGGGCTATCTATAAGGAAGCCGGCGGGCAGGCGGTAGAGGCGCGCCGCGGTCGTGGTCTGGCGGCCCATGCCGTGCCGCGAGACGTTCCCGACACTCGCCTGGCCGCCGAGCGCGCGGAAGATCGAGCTTTTCCCGACGCCGGAGTTCCCGCAAAGCAGCGCGTGACGGCCCTCGAGGGCTCGGCGCAAGGCCGGGACGTTCGCGCCTTCCTTTGGGTTTACGATCAGGCTCGGATATCCGAGTCTCGAGTAGAGATCGTGCAGCTCGCGCGTGATGCCGGGATCGGCGAGGTCGGGTTTTGTCAGTACCACCATGGCTTCGATTGATTCGAGTTCGGCGAATGCCAGTAATTGGTCCAAAGTAATCAGCCGCGGTGCCGGATCGGCTAACGCGGTGACCGTGACCAGCATGTCGACGTTGGCCGCGATCGTTTTGCTGCGGCCTTCGACGGTACGGCGCTCGAGTCGGAAGCTGCGCGGTTCGATCCGGTCGACAACCGTCCGGTCGTCTTCCAAAATGCGGACGTGAACCACGTCACCGGGCACCGGCATGGAGCGTTTACCGCTCTGACGACGCAGCTGCGCGAGGCGCGGCTGCGTTTCGGAATCCAGACAGATCCACGCCACGTTTTTTCCCGTGGATACAACCAATGCGCGATGTAGGCCGTTCATCACATTAGGAGAACCGTGTTATCGTGTCCGGCTTCACCCTGCGAGTTCAACCCATTCCCGACGATGCCGAGCGTGCGACGATCGAATCGATCGCTGCCGGCCATGGGGCGCAGGTCTCGTGGGTCCACTTCCCGGCATGCGGGCGGACGTATGGTTTGGTCGAGCGCGCCGGCGATGCGTGTGCGGCCGCGATCCGCGAGGCGACGGGGGCGGTGATCTTCGAGCGACCCATCATCGCCCTTGCAGTTTACCCCAGCGTCCCCGAAGCCTTGCCGCTGCTGCTCCATGCGCTGGGCGGTCCGGGGCGCCCCGACGGCGTTCTCGCCTGCGAAGCACACGGCGCCGGCGTGATCGTGGAATGGGATATGGACCGATCGGCTCTTGAGGTCGTGCTCGGTTTGGTCGATATCGAAATCAACCGCTTTCACGCGCGCCGCGTCAATGCGCTGCTCACGCCGCTTCCGCTGCGTTGGTGGACGGCAATCGCCGCCAGCGGTTTGCACGCGCCGGAGATCACCCCGGATCGCGTGCTCGAAGAAGCGCTCGAGGTGCATCGTGTCCTGGATTAACGCGCTGTTCGGTTATGTCGGCATCACCGATGTCGTCGACATCGTCGCGACCAGCGTGCTCATCTACTACGTGCTTCTGCTGATCCGCGGGACGCGAGCGGTGCAAATGCTGACCGGCTTGCTGGTGCTGGCCGGCCTGCTCGGCTTGGCCAACCTGATGCACTTATATCTGCTCGGCGCGATTCTCCAGTTCGCGCTCGTCGGCGCCGCCGTCACGATTCCGATCGTCTTTCAGCCGGAGCTGCGGCGCGCGCTCGAGCAGATCGGGCGCGGCGGCTTGCTGCACATCGGCGAAGAAACGACCGACTGGATGCGGCGCGAGGACAAATCGATCACGACGCTCGCGCACGCGGCATTCCTGCTCTCGCGCAACAAGCTCGGCGGGTTAATCGTGATCGAGCAACAGAGCGGCCTCAAAGAATTCGTGGAGAGCGGAACCGTGCTCAACGCCGAGCTCTCCGCCGAGCTCGTGCTCGCGCTCTTCATGCCGCGTTCGCCGTTGCACGACGGCGCACTGATCGTGCGGGGGAACCTCGTCGAGGCCGCCGGCTGCTTCTTGCCGCTTGCCGAGCAGCGTCTCTCGGAACGCCGGGTGGGCACGCGCCATCGTGCGGCGCTGGGTCTGACCGAGCAGACCGATGCGGTCGTCATCGTGATTTCCGAGGAGAGCGGCGCGATCTGCATCGCGCGCGAAGGAAGGCTCTCGCGGCCGATCGAGGAGGAGACGCGTCTGATCAAGGTGCTGCTCGCCGTAACGCGTCCGCCGCGCGAACGCCGCCGCTTTGTGCGCAACGACGTCATCTCGCAATTGCGCTCACGGCTCGCACCGCCAAAAGACAAGGGAAACGTCCGTGCAGATCATCCGAAAGAACTTCGGACTTAAGCTCCTCTCCCTCGCCCTGGCCATCGTCGGCTGGGCGTATTTCCGGTATGCCAGCAATCCGGTTTTGGCGGCACGTTTCGATCAGCAGCTCTCCGTTCCGATCGTCGCGGCGAACCTTCCGGCCGGATACGTCGCACGATATACCGACAAGGAGGCCGTCGTCACCGTCGATACCCGCCGCGCCGGACCGGCGGTCAAGCCCGACGAGATCAAGGCGGTCCTCGATCTTTCGGGCAAGGGGGCGGGCGTCTACAACGTGCCGGTGGAATTGGTCGCGCCGAACGTGGTGGTACAGAGTTTGAGCCCGGCCTCGGTGAGCCTGACGGTTGAAAAGATCGATCAGCGCAGTTTCGCGCTCTCCTTTCATTACAGCGGAGCGCCGCAGACGCACGTCGTGGTCAATAGCTCCCAGCTAACGCCGGCACAAGTGGTCGTCCAGGGCCCGCAGGACCAGCTCTCGCAGGTCAGCTCGATTCGTGTCGACGTCCCGATACCGCAGACACCTCAGGCGATCGACGAGATGGTCCGCCCAATCCCCGTCGACGCGAGCGGATCGGAAGTCGCCGAGCTCAACGTCTCCCCCGATTTGATTCGCGTGCGCGTCGACTTCGTGCAGGGCGCGAGCGAACGCAATCCGTGAGGGCGCACTTCGGCACGGATGGCGTGCGCGGCGTCGCGAACGACGATTTGACGCCGGAGCTCGCCTTTGCGATCGGACGGGCCGGCGCAACGGCGCTGGCGCACGAGAGCGAACGGCACCGGCCGGTGATCGTCGGCCGCGACACACGGCTGTCCGGAACGATGCTCGAGGCTGCAATCGTGGCGGGCATTACCTCGGTTGGACGCGACGTGCTGCAAGTCGGAATCGTGCCGACACCGGCCGTTGCGCGCATCACCCTGGCGGAGGAGGCGGCGGCGGGCGTGATGATCAGCGCCTCACACAATCCGATCGCCGACAACGGAATCAAATTCTTCGGCCCCGACGGATTCAAGCTTTCCGACGATCTCGAACACGAGATCGAGTCCCTTATGGAACGCGACGATCTGCCGCGTCCCACCGGAGCAGGCGTCGGGGTTGCACGGATCGCTCAAAACCTCGGCAAGCACTATTACGACGAACTCTACGAAACGGGCGTCGATCTGGGCGGCATGCGGATCGTGGTGGACGGCGCGTTCGGAGCAGCGTACGCCATCGCGCCGTATGCGCTGCGCAAACTCGGCGCCGACGTGATCGAAATCAATTGCGACAACGACGGTGCGCGGATCAACGTCGAGTGCGGTGCCACGCACCTGGGTCCGCTGCAGGCCGAAGTCGAGCGGGCACGAGCGCGGAACGATCGGCCCGTGGTCGGCGTCGCGTTCGACGGTGATGCCGATCGTGCGCTCTTCGTCGACGAGAGCGGCGCGATCGTTTCCGGCGATCACGTGATGTACGCGATCGGACGTTTGTTGCACGAGCGCGGCGAGCTCACGCACGATACGATCGTCGGGACGGTGATGAGCAATATCGGATTCGAGCGTGCGCTCGCGCGGGTAGGATTGACGCTGATCCGCACGGCGGTTGGCGATCGCTACGTACTCGAACGCATGCAGGCCGGCGGTTTCGTGCTCGGCGGCGAGCAATCGGGACACGTGATCGACCTGCGCCGTAATACGACCGGCGACGGACCGATGACGGCGGTGACGCTCTTCGGTATTATGTGCGAGAAGAACGTGCGGTTGCACGATCTCGTGCGCGAGGTCGTCGTCGCACCGCAGGTCCTGGTCAACGTGCGTACGCCGCACAAGGGCGTGCTCGACGTGCAAGAGGTGCGTGAGGCAATCGTCCGGGCGGAAAGCGCGCTGGCCGGCACCGGCCGGCTCCTGATTCGGCCCTCCGGAACCGAGCCGTTGATCCGGGTCATGGCCGAGGGGGACGATCGCGAGACGATCGAGCGGATCGCCGGGGACTTGGCTCGGCGCATCGAGCAAGCTGCCGCCGTTTTGTAAAGCCTGAGAAAAAGAGGGGCAGGAGATGGTCGCCTCGCGGTAAACCAAAAGGCCCAAGCCGTGGGCATAGCCTGCGGTCCCTACGCCTGCACAAGAACACTGAATCCGGCGATGGCAGCCGGAGCGGGGGACTTTCCCGGGATTAGGGGTGAATGGGCCGGTCCGGTCCTAGGGCGATCTTTCCCGTCCGAACCCGTCAACTAACCTCGCAAGTGTCGTGAAAGAGGAGCGTCTCTTGCGTCAAGCGTTAGCTATCGGGGCTTTTGCCCTGTTGCTCACCGGGTCGTTTGCCACTGCTGGCGCCGCGACCCCAGGTCCCGCAAAAACCAGGGCCTTCGATTCGGCCCCAACCAGCCCCGACGTCGCGGAATGGACGTCCCACCTGATCGTCGTCACCAAGTCCGAGCACGGCGCCAAGAACGCCGAGTTTCGTTCCTTTGCGGGCGGCGTGCTGGCGCGGACCTCACGGATCGCGACCGAGCTCACCCGCAGCGCCCTGAAATTCCTCGGCGTCCCATACGTTTTCGGCGGCACGACCTCGAGCGGCTTCGATTGCTCCGGGTACGTGCAGCACGTCTTCGCGATGCTCGGGATCAGCCTGCCGCGAACCGCCGACGCGCAGTTCGACGCCGGGCAGCGCATCGTGGGCGGCATGCGGCCGGGCGATCTGGTGTTCTTTCAGACCTACGCCCCCGGCGCTTCGCACGTGGGCATTTATCTTGGCCACGGAAAGTTCGTCCACGCCGCGAGCGAAGGAGTGATGGTCTCGAGCCTGCACGACGCGTATTGGGCGAATCGGTTCATCGGCGCCAAGCGCTTCATCAGCGCGAAGCAAAAACATCTGCTCGCAACGAGATAAATTAACACACCGACCGAACGCGCCGACGCGGAAGCGCGCAGCGCATCGCTGGCCTACCTCGCATGGCCGCTGGCGCTCCTCGAAGCGGTGACACCGCGGCCGGAGGCATCGGCCTGGTATCGGTTCCACTTGCGGCAAGCCCTTTGGTTCGGCATTCTGTCGACGGCCATCGGGCTTGCCGCGTTGCTGTGGCCGCTCGTGCTCAGCCTGGTCGTCGGCGACGTGGTTGCCACCCTCTGGATTTACGGTCTCGCCATCCTGCTCGATCTCGGGCTCTTCGTCGTATGGCTCGTGCTTGCGATACGCTATAGCCGGCGCGCGGCTCGTGCCGAACTTTTCGACGTGCCATGGGTCGCGCGTATGACAGGGACCTCGGTCCGAAAGTAGTATTGAGGGCCGTTGCTCCGCAATGGGGTCGCCGCACGAAGCGGCGACACAACCGGAGCGACAGGATGTCGCGATTTTCGCGAAGCGAAAACCGGTGGGGTGTCGCCAAGCGGTAAGGCAGCGGACTTTGAATCCGCCATTCGTTGGTTCGAATCCAGCCACCCCAGGGACTTTATCCGACAAAGCCGGGGACGGCTTTGTCGGGCTAAAGTCGTCGCGGCTTTGCTGACGCAAAGCTCGCGCACTCATCGCTTCGCAGCGCGCAGGCAGCATAGCGGCAACAATAGCGTGGTAGAATGCCCTCATGGAGCGTGAACCGACGCCGGCGGATCTGATGAACGCGATCCTCGACATGCACGGAGCGATGTCCCAGGGGTTCGCCCAGGTCGACGCGCGGTTCGGTCGGCTCGAGGCGCGGGTTACTTCGATCGAAGGCGAGATCAGAGGCATTCATCATTGGATCGCACGCAGCGACGCGCGGTTCGATGCGCTCGAACGGCGCCTTTAACCCTCATGGAGCGTGAACCGACGGCGGCGGATCTGATGAATGCCATCCTCGACATGCACGGCGCGATGTTCCAGGGATTCGCCCAAGTCGACGCGCGCTTTGCCCAGGTCGACGCGCGGTTCGAGCGGCTCGAGGTGCGGGTCACGTCGATCGAAGGCGAGATCAGAGGCATTCATCGCTGGATCGCACGCAGCGACGCGCGGTTCGATGCGCTCGAAGGGCGCCTCTAGCCGGTCACCGCACCCGCGTTTTTAACGCCTCGATGACGGCTTTGGCCGTGCTCGCCCTGGATTGCGGGTTCTGACCGGTAATCCACCTTATCGAGTTTGACGGCACGTTCTTCCTCGTCGGTGAAGCACGTGATCGTCTTTCCGGCGACGAGCGTTGCCGCTTCACCGGTCCGAATCGCATCGACGAACGCCGCCGGTCCATGGCAAACCGCCGCGATGATCTTTCCCTGCGCGTCGAACTCGCTGAGCAACGTCTTCAGCGGATCGAAGGTGGCAAGATCGAACATCGTACCGTGTCCGCCGGGGATAAAGACGGCGTCGTGGTCGGTTGCATCGCCCGCTTCGCGCAAGGTTACGGTCTGCTCGAGGTCCTTGCGCGCGAGATCGTTCGGATCGGCGCCCTCGAGACTGCGCGGATCGATCGGTGCGTGGCCGCCGTGCGGCGTCGCGGTCACGATCTCGAAGCCGGCCTCGCGAAACGCGTGCCACGGGATGCTGTACTCCTCGAGCCAGAGCCCGGTCGGGTGCTCGGCATCGATGCGCGAGTGCCCGGTCACAATCATGAGAATCTTCGGCATAGCAATCCGATGATACATGAAATTTCCGTATCAAGAGGCCGGCCGAGAGCTTGACTCATTGCGCGCGGAGGAAGTGGGCCATGAGCTCGACGCGGCCGTGGAGGCCGAATTTTCGTAAAATCGCGACGACGTATTGATGTGTCGTGCGTGGTGTCAACGAGAGCTGCCACGCGATTTCACGCTCGGCCATCCCGGTGAGAAGAAGACACAGCACCTCGTGCTCGCGCGGCGTAAGCGAACACGCGGGCGCGAACGCCCGCATCGCCTCGCGATGAAAGGCGCCGGCGCCGAGGAGAAAAAGATTCAATACATCGCGCTCACGCTCACCGAAGGGTCGAGCGTTGATGCCCCGTTCGAGCCCGATGTACGACTCGTGTCGCGTATCGATCGTGTGTGAGCCGAGGAGACGGTCGCCGACGGCCAGTGGACGCAGAATTTCATTGTAGAGCCACGAGTTTTCCCACTCGTGATCGTCGACGAGCTCGGGGCGCAGGAAAGCGCGAGTGCGCCCGGCGTGCGCAAGGATCGCTTGCGTTTGCGGGTCGACGTCTCCAGCCGCGAAGCGCGCGGCTTGTTCGGCCACACGGCCGCGGCGCTCAGCGGAAGAATCGAGTTGCGCGGTCGCAACGATACGCCACGCGCGCGGGTCGGTGATGCGCGAGGCTTCAGCGTCCCGTCGGGCCGCAACCCAAAATCCGTTGGTCGCTCCGATCGTCCGGGTAAGTTCCCGCAGCGCGTGGGCTAGTGCCGCATCGATGTCGGATGCGGGAAAGTCGGCGAGCTCGCTCCAGATCCGCGAGACGGCGTGCACGTCGCGCTCCGACACATGCATCGTCAGGCCGACTTCGGGGGGCTAGCGTGGGGCACCCTGCTAGCTAGCAGATTGCCGCACGAGTCTCAGCCTCCCACATAATAAGCAATGACAGTGCGCTACGCGCTTCCGGCGTTCGCCTTATCCGTGCTGGTTCTCGCGGCATGCGCGGCGTCACGCGGGTTGATTCCGGGGCCAACGCCGCCGCCGGGAACGGTGGTCCTTTCGTCCGCAAGTATGGCATTCACGGCCGCGGGCGCGAGCGGTTCCTAATGCGCAATCTTGCATCGGTTGCGCTCGTCGCACTGCTCGCCGGCTGCGGCGGTGGCGGCTCCACGCCGAGCCTTCCCGTGCAATCCGTCGCGTCGCCCGCGCCGCAGCCTACGCAACAGTCGCCGCAAAGCGTGAAGGTTTCGTTCAACATCATCGTGCCGACGGCGAGCGGCGCGAGCGCGCGTCGCGTGCCGAACTACGTTTCAGCGTCGACGAAATCGGCATCGATCGCGGTCGGCAGCGCAATGCCGACCACCGTGAACTGCACGGCGACGTGCAGTGGGACGGTGAGCGCGCCGGTCGGCAGCGATACGTTTACCGTGAACCTCTACGACGCGACCAACGGCACGGGCAACGTGCTCTCGACCGGAGCATTGACGCAAACGATCGTCGCGAACACGGCCAATAGCGTGAACGTCACCTTCAACGGTGTCGTCGCGTCGCTGAGCATCGTGCTCGGTGCAAGCGGCACCGCCGGCACGCCGGCGTTGATTCCGGTCAGCGTCAACGCGCTCGACGCTGACGGGAACACGATCGTCGGGCCCGGCGTGTACGTCAACGCGAGCGACAAGCCGCTAACGATCGCTCTCTCGGATTCCGATCCGTCCGGGGCAACGGCGCTCTCGCAAACATCGCTGACGCAACCGACGAGCGGGATCACGCTGACCTACACCGGCTTGGCGATCACGTCATCCACGATCGGCGGGTCCGCCGCCGGCATTACAACGAGTACAACGAGCTTCACGCCGACGCTGCAGCCGATCGTCGTGACAACGAACGATACGCAAAACCCCGCGTATGCCGGCATCGATTTGTACGCAACGAGCGGCACGGGTTCATCGGCGACGTTCAGCGCCTCCGAAGTCGGGTGGACCAACGCTCCGTACGACAAGACGCTAACCGTAGCCACGGGGAGCGGATGTGCGAGCATCGCGACCGTCGCGCCGTCGAGCGGGACGTCGTTTACGGCATCGGTTGTTGCTTCGCCGAGCGCCGGCACATGTACGGCGACCCTGAGCGACGGCGCGGGACAGAGCCAAGCCGCATCGCTCGCGTATACAAGTTTCGTCTACACCGGCGCATCGCAGTCCATTACGCTGCCCAGCGGCGTGACCAACGTGACGATCACCGCGGCAGGCGCCCAAGGGGGGACGGCCTGCGTTTGCTCGACCGGCGGTTCCCCCGGCGCGGGTGGCGAGGGCGGCTCGGTTACCGCAACCCTGGCTGTAACGGCCGGCATGTTGGACGTCTTGGTGGGCGGCGCCGGCGGCACGAGCAGTAGCGGTTCCGGAGCCGCGGGCGGCTACAACGGCGGTGCGGTGGGCGGCAGTGCTACCGGCTCCGTCGAAGCCGAAGGCGGTGGCGGTGGCGGCGGCGGCGCTTCCAGCGTTACCGAGGGAAGTACGCAACTTGTCGTTGCCGGCGGCGGAGGCGGGGGGGGGATTGGCGACCCCGGTTGCACCGACGGCGGCGGTAACGGTGGCTACCCGGACGGTACTGCTGGCCAGACCCCGGGAGATCTGTGTGCCACTGCTGCCGGTGGTGGGGGTGGCGGCACGCAGAGCGCAGGCGGGGGCGGCGGACAAAACGGCGGCGGCGGTGGAGGCGCGCGCGGTAGCGCAGGCTCGGCCGGTGCGGGCGGCGCCGGCGGAACCGCTGATAGCGCCAACCTCGTCGTGGGCGGCGGCGGCGGCGGCGGCGGCTACTACGGCGGTGGAGGCGGAGGCGGCGGCATCACCGAGGGCAGCGCCGGCGGAGGGGCCGGATCGTCGTTCTACATTTCAACCGCGACGAACGTGACGACACAATCCGGCACACAGAGCGGCAACGGCTACGTGATCATCACGTGGTGAAAGGAGCATTCAATGGGAACGGGTGGTTCGATAACATTGGTCAACGGCACGACCCACGACTGGCGCAGAACGCATCAGAACTCATACCAAATGGCGGCCTGGGAGTTTCCGCAGGCCATCGCGGCGGGAACCGCGCCGAGAATCTATGTCGAGTGGGACGAGCGACTTCTGCACGAGTGGCGTGACGACGTGGGCGAGGTCACCTACGCGATCGGTGATACCGGGCATACGTTCCAGGTTCAAGCGAGCGTCAGGGATGGAAAGTACGACGTGCGTATCTATTTCGAGAATCTCGCAACGCAAGGCACTCCGCGCGGGGCGACGCTCGACCTGGGATGGGGATACAACGGCGACGTGACTTTCGTTCTGGCGAGCGCCGGCGACGACTTCATTTCGAATACCGTTCCCACGTCCTGGATGCAGAACAACCTGGCCATCTTGGGAGATCTCACGCTGCGGCGCCTCTGCATGCCGGGCTCCCATGATGCGGGAATGAGCGTGCTGAATGCTCATACGTTCTTCGGCACCGCCGCGAACTGTTGCACGCAGACGCATTCCATTCGCAATCAGCTCGAACTCGGGGTGCGTTATTTCGACATCCGTCCGGTCATCAGCGGCGGTCAGTACTTCACGGGACACTACGGCTATGTCAAACTCCTCAATTCGTGGCAGGGCGCCAACGGCGAATCGATGGCCCAAGTCCTTTCCGCCGTCCGCGACTACACCGCAAAGCACAAAGAACTGGTGGTTCTGCACCTCTCGCACGAGTTTAACACCGACGTGGCGAACGACCGGTATCGGGTGTTCACCCAGGAGGAATGGGATCGATTGCTCGCGCTCGTGCGCGACGAACTAGAAGCGGTACTCTTCATCGCCAAACCTGCGGACGTCGACCTCACCACGTTAAAGCTCAAGGATTTCATCGGCACCGGGAAGGCGGCGGTCGTCGTGCGGGTCGATCCGGGGGATGGGAAGGTCGGGCTCGGACGTTTTGCCGGTCAGGGGTTTTATCCGCAGTGCCAGTATCCCATCTTCGACCAGTATTCCAACACGGACAACATCGGTCAGATGGCCACCGATCAGCTTTCAAAGATGAAGGCGAATAAACCCGACGGGAAGGCTGCGTGCTTTTTGCTGGCGTGGACGCTGACGCAGACCGCAGCCGAAGCAGCCGCCGGCTTTCCTCCGATCCTCATGTTGGGACTGCTCGTGAACCCGCGACTCTACGGCTACCTGTACCCTGCGTGCACGCCCGACTGCTTCCCCAACATCTTGAATCTGGACTGCGTCTCGACATCGACGGTCACGGCACTGGCTATGGCCTTGAATGCGCGAGCGGCCCGCTCGGCCGGCCTCCCGTCCGGGAGCGTGGCATCGACGGCGTAGTCGGGCTAAAGTCGCCGCGGCTCTGCCGACGCAAAGCTCGCGCACTCATCGCTTCGAAGCGCGCTGGCAGCATGGCGGCAACAATCGCGTGGTAGAATGCCCTCATGGAGCGTGAACCGACGCCGGCGGATCTGATGAATGCCATCCTCGACATGCACGGCGCGATGTCCCAGGGGTTCGCCCAGGTCGACGCACGCTTCGCCCAGGTCGACGCGCGCTTTGCCCAGATCGACACACGCTTTGCCCAGGTCGACGCGCGCTTCGATCGGCTCGAGGCCCGGGTCACGTCGATCGAAGGCGAGATCAGAGGCATTCATCGCTGGATCGCACGCGGCGACGCGCGATTCGATGCGCTCGAACGGCGCCTCTAACCGCTCAACGCGCCCGCGTCGTTAACGCCTCGAAATTTTCACAGAATCGCGACGACGATACGACTCGTACCGCGTATCGATCGGGTGTGATCCGAGCAGGCGATCACCGACGGCGAGCGAAAAAATGATGGTGCGCTTCGGGCTCCGGGCAATGGCCTTATGCGTGCTCGCATTTGCGGCATGCGCGGCATCGCGCGGGTTCGCACCCACCACCGTCGGGAGGTTCGTGATGCGCAACGTTGCCGCGGTCGCGATCGCCGCGCTGCTCGCCGGATGCGGCGGCGGCGCCACCACGCCGGGCCTTCCCGTGCAATCGGTGACGACGCCGGCGCCGCAGCCCACGCAGCAAAAGGCGCAAATCGTCAGCGTTGCGTTCACCATCATCGTACCGACGGCGAGCGGTGAAGCGGCACGGCGTGTGCCCAACTACGTTTCTGCGTCGACGCAATCGGCATCGATCGTGGTCGGATCGGCAACGCCCGTCGTGGTAAATTGCACCGCAACCTGCAGCGGCACCGTGAATGCACCGGTCGGCAGTGACACCTTCAGCGTGGAGCTGTACGACGCGACGAACGGCAGCGGCAACGTGCTTTCGACCGGCACTCTCACGCAAACGATCGTCGCGAATACGGCCAACAGCGTGAACGTCACGTTCAACGGTGTGGTGAACTCGCTCGCCGTCGCGATTGGCAATGTGGTATCGCCGGGCATGGCCGGTTCGGTCGGCGTGACCGTGAACGCGCTCGATGCCGACGGCAACACGATCGTGGGCCCCGGGGTATACGTGAACGCGAGCGGCGCGCCGGTCACGATCGCGCTGAGCAACTCCGATGCAAGCGGCAACTCGACGCTCTCGCAGACCTCGATCACGCAGCCGACCACCGGGATCGAACTGACCTACACCGCCGCATTCGATGCGAATCCGACGATCTCGGCAAGTGCAACCGGATTCACCACGGCGAACGCAGCCGTGCATTTCCCCGCACCGACGCTCACCGCGCTAAGCGCGGTCAGCGGCGTAGCGGGCAATACCGTGAATGAGACCGTAACCGGCACGAACTTCGTGAGCGGAAACACGAGCATAGCGGCGGGTGCCAACGTCACCGTGAGCAGCGTGAACGTGACGAGTTCGACCTCGTTGACGGCGAGTTTCGTCATCGGCGGCGGCGCGGCGTTCGGTTCGCAGAACGTGAGCGCCACGACGGGCAACGGAACGAGCGGTACGATTCCGTTCGCGATTGGAACGAGTTCGATCGTCGTTACCGCGATGACCGATGCCACACCGGGATCGCCTCCGGGCACCGGCGCCGGTAGCGCGGGGGACTTGCGCAGCGCGATCTTGGCGGCTAATGCCGCGCCCGGCAGCGTGATCACGTTCAACTGCGGTTCGCCATGTACGATCCCACTCGGGGGTCCATTACCGCCGATCCAAGCGAACACGGTCATCGACGGTGGAACGTACGGCAGTGTGATCATCAACGGACAGAACCTGTATCGCGCATTTTGGGCCGAGAGCGGCACCGTCGTCCTCGCGAATTTGGAAATCGAAAACGCTGCGGCAATCGGTGGTGCCGGAGCCGTCACCAACGGCGGCGGAGGTAGCGGCGGCGGCGCGGGACTGGGCGCAGGCCTTTTCGTCGACTCCGCGAGCGCCGATGTCAGTCTGATCAACGACTACTTCTCCGCCGACAGCGCTACTGGGGGTGCGGGCGGCAAGGCCGCGAGTGGCGGTGGCGGAAACTTCG
Above is a window of Candidatus Baltobacteraceae bacterium DNA encoding:
- the rsgA gene encoding ribosome small subunit-dependent GTPase A, with amino-acid sequence MAWICLDSETQPRLAQLRRQSGKRSMPVPGDVVHVRILEDDRTVVDRIEPRSFRLERRTVEGRSKTIAANVDMLVTVTALADPAPRLITLDQLLAFAELESIEAMVVLTKPDLADPGITRELHDLYSRLGYPSLIVNPKEGANVPALRRALEGRHALLCGNSGVGKSSIFRALGGQASVGNVSRHGMGRQTTTAARLYRLPAGFLIDSPGVNEFGLGRVAPAELVEGFREMRRPATTCRFSDCTHLREPDCGVKAAVAAGGIAESRYSSYERMLIESGTASGRVAP
- the cdaA gene encoding diadenylate cyclase CdaA: MSWINALFGYVGITDVVDIVATSVLIYYVLLLIRGTRAVQMLTGLLVLAGLLGLANLMHLYLLGAILQFALVGAAVTIPIVFQPELRRALEQIGRGGLLHIGEETTDWMRREDKSITTLAHAAFLLSRNKLGGLIVIEQQSGLKEFVESGTVLNAELSAELVLALFMPRSPLHDGALIVRGNLVEAAGCFLPLAEQRLSERRVGTRHRAALGLTEQTDAVVIVISEESGAICIAREGRLSRPIEEETRLIKVLLAVTRPPRERRRFVRNDVISQLRSRLAPPKDKGNVRADHPKELRT
- the glmM gene encoding phosphoglucosamine mutase translates to MRAHFGTDGVRGVANDDLTPELAFAIGRAGATALAHESERHRPVIVGRDTRLSGTMLEAAIVAGITSVGRDVLQVGIVPTPAVARITLAEEAAAGVMISASHNPIADNGIKFFGPDGFKLSDDLEHEIESLMERDDLPRPTGAGVGVARIAQNLGKHYYDELYETGVDLGGMRIVVDGAFGAAYAIAPYALRKLGADVIEINCDNDGARINVECGATHLGPLQAEVERARARNDRPVVGVAFDGDADRALFVDESGAIVSGDHVMYAIGRLLHERGELTHDTIVGTVMSNIGFERALARVGLTLIRTAVGDRYVLERMQAGGFVLGGEQSGHVIDLRRNTTGDGPMTAVTLFGIMCEKNVRLHDLVREVVVAPQVLVNVRTPHKGVLDVQEVREAIVRAESALAGTGRLLIRPSGTEPLIRVMAEGDDRETIERIAGDLARRIEQAAAVL
- a CDS encoding C40 family peptidase, whose amino-acid sequence is MRQALAIGAFALLLTGSFATAGAATPGPAKTRAFDSAPTSPDVAEWTSHLIVVTKSEHGAKNAEFRSFAGGVLARTSRIATELTRSALKFLGVPYVFGGTTSSGFDCSGYVQHVFAMLGISLPRTADAQFDAGQRIVGGMRPGDLVFFQTYAPGASHVGIYLGHGKFVHAASEGVMVSSLHDAYWANRFIGAKRFISAKQKHLLATR
- a CDS encoding type 1 glutamine amidotransferase domain-containing protein codes for the protein MPKILMIVTGHSRIDAEHPTGLWLEEYSIPWHAFREAGFEIVTATPHGGHAPIDPRSLEGADPNDLARKDLEQTVTLREAGDATDHDAVFIPGGHGTMFDLATFDPLKTLLSEFDAQGKIIAAVCHGPAAFVDAIRTGEAATLVAGKTITCFTDEEERAVKLDKVDYRSEPAIQGEHGQSRHRGVKNAGAVTG
- a CDS encoding helix-turn-helix transcriptional regulator; protein product: MHVSERDVHAVSRIWSELADFPASDIDAALAHALRELTRTIGATNGFWVAARRDAEASRITDPRAWRIVATAQLDSSAERRGRVAEQAARFAAGDVDPQTQAILAHAGRTRAFLRPELVDDHEWENSWLYNEILRPLAVGDRLLGSHTIDTRHESYIGLERGINARPFGERERDVLNLFLLGAGAFHREAMRAFAPACSLTPREHEVLCLLLTGMAEREIAWQLSLTPRTTHQYVVAILRKFGLHGRVELMAHFLRAQ